One part of the Bradyrhizobium sp. CB1650 genome encodes these proteins:
- a CDS encoding hybrid sensor histidine kinase/response regulator → MDDLLREFLTETSESLDTVDNQLVKFEQEPNNAKILDNIFRLVHTIKGTCGFLGLPRLEALAHAGETLMGKFRDGMPVTGQAVTVILSSIDRIKEILAGLEASEAEPEGNDRDLIDKLEAMVEQGMAALAAGGAPVTEAPPLAPEAPAAAAAKAMTTGALVDQTLERPLRPGEVSLDELERAFRETAIEVPPVAKADVRADVKAAPAPAAKETAKETARPAAKPSPKKSMADETAAEGDRVANQSIRVNVDTLEHLMTMVSELVLTRNQLLEISRRNEDTEFKVPLQRLSNVTAELQEGVMKTRMQPIGNAWQKLPRIVRDLSSELGKQIELEMHGADTELDRQVLDLIKDPLTHMVRNSADHGLETPAERVATGKGEQGTIRLSAYHEGGHIIICIADNGRGLNTEKIKAKALSSGLVTEAELEKMSEAQIHKFIFAPGFSTAAAITSVSGRGVGMDVVRTNIDQIGGTIDIKSVAGEGSSVTIKIPLTLAIVSALIVEAGGDRFAIPQLSVVELVRARANSEHRIERIKDTAVLRLRNKLLPLIHLKKLLKIDDGAASDPENGFIVVTQVGSQTFGIVVDGVFHTEEIVVKPMSTKLRHIDMFSGNTILGDGAVIMIIDPNGIAKALGASGASAHDMADEAAGPHIGSGEQTTSLLVFRAGSSQPKAVPLGLVTRLEELPADKIEFSNGRYMVQYREQLMPLVAMEGVRIASQGVQPILVFADDGRSMGLVVDEIIDIVEERLNIEVGGSSAGILGSAVIKGQATEVIDVGHFLPMAFADWFTRKEMKPSMASQSVLLVDDSAFFRNMLAPVLKAAGYRVRTAGGAQEALATLRAGQSFDVVLTDIEMPDMNGFEFAEALRTDHNLAAMPIIGLSALVSPAAIERGRQAGFHDYVAKFDRPGLIAALKEQTATAAGAAELSRAAA, encoded by the coding sequence ATGGATGATCTGTTGCGGGAGTTTTTGACGGAGACCAGCGAGAGCCTGGACACCGTCGACAATCAATTGGTGAAGTTCGAGCAGGAGCCGAACAACGCCAAGATCCTGGATAACATCTTCCGCCTGGTCCACACCATCAAGGGGACGTGCGGTTTTCTGGGCTTGCCGCGGCTGGAAGCGCTGGCGCATGCCGGCGAGACCTTGATGGGCAAGTTCCGCGACGGCATGCCGGTGACGGGCCAGGCGGTGACGGTGATCCTGTCGTCGATCGACCGCATCAAGGAGATTTTGGCCGGGCTCGAGGCGAGCGAAGCCGAGCCGGAGGGCAATGACCGCGACCTGATCGACAAGCTGGAGGCGATGGTCGAGCAGGGCATGGCGGCGCTGGCGGCCGGGGGGGCACCCGTCACTGAGGCGCCGCCGCTGGCGCCGGAGGCCCCGGCGGCCGCAGCGGCCAAGGCGATGACCACGGGCGCGCTGGTCGATCAGACGCTGGAGCGGCCGTTGCGCCCGGGCGAGGTGTCGCTGGACGAGCTCGAGCGCGCCTTCCGCGAGACCGCGATCGAGGTGCCGCCGGTCGCCAAGGCCGACGTCAGGGCCGACGTCAAGGCCGCGCCGGCGCCGGCCGCCAAGGAGACCGCCAAGGAAACCGCCAGGCCCGCCGCGAAACCCTCGCCCAAGAAGTCGATGGCGGACGAGACCGCCGCCGAGGGCGACCGCGTCGCCAACCAGTCGATCCGCGTCAACGTGGACACGCTGGAGCATCTGATGACCATGGTCTCCGAGCTGGTCTTGACCCGCAACCAGCTCCTGGAGATCTCCCGCCGCAACGAGGACACCGAGTTCAAGGTGCCGTTGCAGCGGCTGTCCAACGTCACCGCCGAGCTGCAGGAGGGCGTCATGAAGACGCGGATGCAGCCGATCGGCAATGCCTGGCAGAAGCTGCCGCGCATCGTGCGCGATCTGTCGAGCGAACTCGGCAAGCAGATCGAGCTCGAGATGCACGGCGCCGACACCGAGCTCGACCGCCAGGTGCTCGACCTGATCAAGGACCCGCTCACCCATATGGTGCGCAACTCCGCCGATCATGGCCTGGAGACCCCGGCCGAGCGCGTGGCGACCGGCAAGGGCGAGCAGGGCACCATCCGCCTGTCCGCCTATCACGAGGGCGGCCACATCATCATCTGCATCGCCGACAACGGCAGAGGCCTCAACACCGAGAAGATCAAGGCCAAGGCGCTCTCGAGCGGTCTGGTCACCGAGGCCGAGCTCGAGAAGATGAGCGAAGCCCAGATCCACAAGTTCATCTTCGCGCCGGGCTTCTCCACCGCGGCCGCCATCACCTCGGTGTCGGGGCGCGGCGTCGGCATGGACGTGGTGCGCACCAATATCGACCAGATCGGCGGCACCATCGACATCAAGTCGGTCGCCGGCGAAGGCTCCTCCGTCACCATCAAGATCCCGCTGACGCTGGCGATCGTCTCGGCGCTGATCGTCGAGGCCGGCGGCGACCGCTTCGCCATCCCGCAATTGTCCGTGGTCGAGCTGGTGCGGGCCCGCGCCAACTCCGAGCACCGCATCGAGCGCATCAAGGACACCGCGGTGCTGCGCCTGCGCAACAAGCTGCTGCCGCTGATCCATTTGAAGAAGCTCTTGAAGATCGACGATGGCGCCGCCAGCGATCCCGAGAACGGCTTTATCGTGGTGACCCAGGTCGGCAGCCAGACCTTCGGCATCGTCGTCGACGGCGTGTTCCACACCGAGGAGATCGTGGTCAAGCCGATGTCGACCAAGCTGCGCCACATCGACATGTTCTCCGGCAACACCATTTTGGGCGATGGCGCCGTGATCATGATCATCGACCCCAACGGCATTGCCAAGGCGCTCGGCGCCTCCGGCGCCTCGGCCCATGACATGGCCGACGAGGCCGCCGGCCCTCACATCGGCAGTGGCGAGCAGACCACCTCGCTCCTGGTGTTCCGCGCCGGCTCGAGCCAGCCCAAGGCGGTGCCGCTCGGCCTCGTCACCCGGCTCGAAGAGCTGCCCGCCGACAAGATCGAGTTCAGCAACGGCCGCTACATGGTGCAGTACCGCGAGCAGCTCATGCCGCTGGTCGCCATGGAGGGCGTCCGCATTGCGAGCCAGGGGGTGCAGCCGATCCTGGTGTTCGCCGACGACGGCCGTTCCATGGGCCTCGTCGTCGACGAGATCATCGACATCGTCGAGGAGCGGCTCAACATCGAGGTCGGCGGCTCCTCGGCCGGCATCCTCGGCTCGGCCGTGATCAAGGGCCAGGCCACCGAGGTGATCGACGTCGGCCACTTCCTGCCGATGGCGTTTGCCGACTGGTTCACCCGCAAGGAGATGAAGCCGTCGATGGCCTCGCAGTCGGTGCTCTTGGTCGACGACAGCGCCTTCTTCCGCAACATGCTGGCCCCGGTGCTGAAAGCCGCCGGCTACCGGGTCCGCACCGCGGGCGGCGCGCAGGAGGCCCTGGCGACGCTGCGCGCCGGCCAGAGCTTCGATGTGGTGCTGACCGACATCGAGATGCCCGACATGAACGGGTTCGAGTTCGCCGAAGCGCTGCGCACCGACCACAATCTCGCCGCGATGCCGATCATCGGCCTGTCGGCGCTGGTCTCGCCGGCGGCGATCGAGCGCGGCCGCCAGGCCGGCTTCCACGACTATGTCGCCAAGTTCGACCGTCCCGGCCTGATCGCGGCGCTGAAGGAACAGACCGCCACCGCCGCCGGCGCCGCCGAGCTGAGCCGGGCGGCGGCGTAA
- the cysQ gene encoding 3'(2'),5'-bisphosphate nucleotidase CysQ, with translation MKRIIEAEAATGLMEPLTALVVKAGEAILAVNRAAMRVDGKQDGSPVTEADLAADRIIADGLAQLAGDVPTLSEERTHLASPPFQGSFFLIDPLDGTKEFVAGRDEFTVNLALVTRGVPVLGIVSAPALGLLWRGIVGRGAERVTFDGAVIGTAEPIHTRKLPNQGEPWVAAVSRSHGDKKSEAFIDARPNAARRTIGSAVKFGRIAEGTADIYPRFGPTSEWDVGAGCAVVTAAGGRVTDGKGGELRFGERRDTGFIIPEFIAWGDPQAARLY, from the coding sequence GTGAAGCGCATCATCGAGGCCGAGGCCGCGACCGGCCTGATGGAGCCGCTCACGGCGCTGGTGGTGAAGGCGGGCGAAGCCATCCTCGCGGTCAATCGCGCAGCGATGCGGGTCGACGGCAAGCAGGACGGCTCGCCCGTGACCGAGGCTGATCTCGCCGCCGACCGGATCATCGCGGACGGTCTCGCTCAACTCGCCGGCGACGTGCCGACGCTCTCGGAAGAACGGACCCACCTCGCCTCTCCGCCGTTTCAGGGCAGCTTCTTCCTGATCGATCCGCTCGACGGAACCAAAGAGTTCGTCGCCGGCCGTGACGAGTTTACCGTCAATCTCGCCCTCGTCACGCGCGGCGTGCCGGTGCTCGGCATCGTCAGCGCGCCTGCGCTCGGGCTGCTCTGGCGCGGCATCGTCGGGCGGGGCGCCGAGCGCGTGACATTTGACGGCGCTGTCATCGGTACCGCCGAGCCGATCCATACCCGCAAGCTGCCGAACCAGGGCGAGCCCTGGGTCGCGGCGGTGAGCCGCTCGCATGGCGACAAGAAGAGCGAGGCGTTCATCGATGCCCGACCCAATGCCGCGAGAAGGACGATCGGCTCGGCCGTGAAGTTCGGCCGGATCGCAGAAGGCACTGCCGACATCTATCCGCGCTTCGGGCCCACATCGGAATGGGACGTCGGAGCCGGCTGCGCAGTGGTGACCGCGGCCGGCGGCAGGGTCACCGACGGCAAGGGCGGCGAGCTCCGATTCGGCGAGCGTCGCGACACCGGCTTCATCATCCCGGAATTCATCGCCTGGGGCGACCCGCAGGCGGCGCGGCTCTACTGA
- a CDS encoding DUF1134 domain-containing protein — protein sequence MTFASRLAAIALAALVGWIVPASAQQGPPPNLPPPQRTPTPNTYGPDELVTAGHRFFGNVSRGLASIIEKAVSQWGLPNGYILGEEGSGAFVAGLRYGEGTLYTKNAGDLRVYWQGPSLGFDWGGDGARTMTLVYNLPATNAIYQRFGGIDGSAYIIGGFGMTALTANNIVLVPIRSGLGLRLGANIGYLKYTPRATWNPF from the coding sequence ATGACTTTCGCATCACGTCTCGCTGCGATCGCGCTCGCCGCGCTGGTCGGCTGGATCGTGCCGGCTTCCGCTCAACAGGGACCGCCGCCCAACCTGCCGCCGCCGCAGCGGACTCCGACGCCCAATACCTATGGGCCGGACGAACTGGTGACGGCCGGCCACCGCTTCTTCGGCAACGTCTCGCGCGGGCTTGCCTCGATCATCGAGAAGGCTGTCAGCCAGTGGGGCCTGCCGAACGGCTATATCCTAGGCGAGGAAGGTTCCGGCGCCTTCGTCGCCGGCCTGCGCTACGGCGAAGGCACGCTCTACACCAAGAACGCCGGCGATCTGCGCGTCTACTGGCAGGGCCCCTCGCTCGGCTTCGACTGGGGCGGCGACGGCGCCCGCACCATGACGCTGGTTTATAACCTGCCGGCCACCAATGCGATCTACCAGCGCTTCGGCGGCATCGACGGATCGGCCTACATCATCGGCGGCTTCGGCATGACGGCACTGACCGCCAACAATATCGTGCTGGTGCCGATCCGCTCCGGCCTCGGTTTGCGGCTCGGAGCCAATATCGGCTATCTCAAATACACCCCGCGCGCGACCTGGAACCCGTTCTGA
- a CDS encoding histidine phosphotransferase family protein, with the protein MSGTSSPGTATAPDMLELAALLCSRVCHDLISPVGAIVNGLEVLDDDPKPEDRDFALELIRKSAKTASARLQFCRLAFGAAGSSGAQIDLGDAQTMARGHIEDGKCTITWNLPRLLLPKNRVKLLLNMLVIAQHTIPRGGTLTVDPIGEGETMSFRVTSTGHNARLPQNIAELLSGERGPAADAHAIQPYYTRLLAQACGLTVTLAPEGEAIIVTAS; encoded by the coding sequence ATGTCTGGCACCTCGTCACCCGGTACCGCTACTGCTCCCGATATGCTCGAACTCGCGGCACTGCTGTGCTCGCGTGTCTGTCATGATCTCATCAGCCCCGTCGGCGCCATCGTCAACGGGCTCGAGGTGCTCGACGACGATCCCAAGCCCGAGGACCGCGATTTCGCGCTCGAGCTGATCCGCAAGAGCGCCAAGACGGCGTCGGCCCGCCTGCAGTTCTGCCGCCTCGCCTTCGGTGCCGCCGGCTCCTCGGGCGCACAGATCGATCTCGGCGACGCGCAGACCATGGCGCGCGGCCACATCGAGGACGGCAAGTGCACGATCACCTGGAACCTGCCGCGGCTGCTGTTGCCGAAGAATCGCGTCAAGCTGCTGCTCAACATGCTCGTGATCGCGCAGCACACCATCCCGCGCGGCGGCACGCTGACGGTCGATCCGATCGGCGAGGGCGAGACCATGAGCTTTCGCGTCACGTCGACGGGACACAATGCGCGCCTGCCGCAGAACATCGCCGAGCTCCTGAGCGGCGAGCGTGGCCCGGCCGCGGATGCGCACGCGATCCAGCCTTACTATACGCGGCTGCTGGCGCAGGCCTGTGGTCTCACCGTGACGCTCGCGCCGGAAGGCGAAGCCATCATCGTGACTGCTTCGTGA
- a CDS encoding YHS domain-containing (seleno)protein, with amino-acid sequence MRPGIALIGLLVCLLAGIWIACSGLPARAATTERIVVNRFSGVAIEGFDPVAYFVDGQPVQGTVEFEANLWGAVWRFRNEGNRASFLAHPEIYGPQFGGYDAADIARGVTVAGNPRFFVIAAQRLYLFSREDNRDAFAADPERFLYEVNKRWPALQEQLSQ; translated from the coding sequence TTGCGCCCCGGAATTGCCTTGATCGGCCTCCTGGTTTGCCTGCTGGCGGGCATATGGATCGCCTGCTCCGGGCTGCCGGCGCGGGCCGCCACGACCGAACGGATCGTCGTCAATCGCTTCAGCGGGGTGGCGATCGAAGGCTTCGACCCCGTGGCCTATTTCGTCGACGGCCAGCCGGTCCAGGGGACCGTGGAGTTCGAGGCGAATCTTTGGGGTGCGGTCTGGCGCTTCCGCAACGAGGGCAACCGGGCCTCCTTCCTGGCGCATCCCGAAATCTACGGACCACAGTTCGGCGGCTATGATGCGGCCGATATTGCCCGAGGCGTGACCGTCGCCGGCAATCCCCGCTTCTTCGTGATCGCGGCGCAGCGGCTTTATCTGTTTAGCCGCGAAGACAATCGCGACGCCTTCGCCGCCGATCCGGAGCGCTTCCTGTATGAGGTGAACAAACGCTGGCCGGCGCTCCAGGAACAGCTCAGTCAGTAG